A region of Nitrospirota bacterium DNA encodes the following proteins:
- a CDS encoding BsaWI family type II restriction enzyme, with the protein MKFRDLVDLYEKKKREFGIDAYKHISELLREAKEIHKRDWFKNPTPQKDHEQSWKGFKGNNLEKLIVHIIKDEVESLGLKIVKGSKLDRTKPKNLSEELSRVKRAVLVNYGEWGMHLPDADIIIYDPTNLKVIAILSSKSTLRERIAETGYWKIKLSQDPVTKNIKVLFITPDEDDTLTTKKPTKKGRAIVEVDTDGSYVMSETKVEESDKVKMFDKFISDLREFIDNERGKEK; encoded by the coding sequence ATGAAGTTTAGAGACTTGGTTGATTTGTACGAAAAGAAGAAACGGGAGTTTGGAATTGATGCTTACAAACATATTTCCGAGTTGTTGCGCGAAGCAAAAGAAATTCATAAGAGAGATTGGTTTAAAAATCCGACGCCTCAAAAAGATCATGAGCAATCATGGAAAGGGTTTAAAGGTAATAACCTTGAGAAACTTATAGTTCATATTATAAAAGATGAAGTAGAAAGTTTAGGTTTAAAAATAGTAAAAGGAAGCAAATTAGACAGGACAAAACCTAAGAATCTCTCAGAAGAGTTAAGCAGAGTGAAGCGGGCAGTTTTGGTTAACTATGGGGAATGGGGCATGCACCTTCCAGATGCTGATATTATTATCTATGACCCCACGAATCTGAAAGTTATCGCCATACTGTCTAGTAAATCCACATTGCGCGAAAGAATAGCAGAGACAGGATATTGGAAAATAAAACTTTCTCAAGACCCTGTTACAAAAAATATTAAGGTTTTATTTATAACTCCCGATGAAGACGATACGTTAACTACAAAAAAGCCGACCAAAAAAGGTAGAGCTATAGTTGAAGTTGATACGGATGGAAGCTATGTAATGAGCGAGACTAAAGTAGAAGAGAGCGATAAGGTAAAAATGTTTGATAAATTCATAAGTGATTTACGAGAGTTTATAGATAATGAAAGAGGTAAAGAAAAGTAA
- a CDS encoding DNA methyltransferase, giving the protein MKEVKKSKKIEPIFESTTLWDFPTQNYGDMPHGDNKFNGVTPAFVIWNLLQRYTKECDLVVDPMCGSGTTIDVAKELGRKVIGYDIAPYRQDIIQNDARHIPLEHDSVDFVFVDSPYSDNVKYSDHPSCIGKISCEREEFFDELEKVAKEIHRILKHGKVMAWLIGDHWRKNTGYIPVGFKVYNMLCRHFEPVDVICVVRRNQTSNTGIWHKRAREFNFYLRGFKYLFIMQKPNREEP; this is encoded by the coding sequence ATGAAAGAGGTAAAGAAAAGTAAGAAAATAGAGCCGATTTTTGAGTCAACTACTCTCTGGGATTTTCCAACTCAAAACTATGGTGATATGCCACATGGGGATAACAAGTTTAATGGGGTAACACCTGCATTCGTTATTTGGAATCTTCTTCAAAGATATACAAAGGAATGTGATTTAGTAGTTGACCCAATGTGTGGAAGTGGAACAACTATCGATGTAGCTAAAGAGTTAGGACGAAAGGTCATAGGCTATGACATCGCTCCTTATAGGCAGGATATAATTCAAAACGATGCTCGACATATACCACTTGAGCATGATTCAGTTGACTTTGTCTTTGTAGATTCGCCTTACTCAGACAATGTGAAGTACTCAGACCATCCAAGTTGCATCGGGAAAATATCTTGCGAAAGAGAGGAATTCTTTGATGAATTAGAGAAGGTAGCAAAAGAGATACACCGTATTTTAAAACATGGTAAAGTCATGGCATGGCTTATTGGAGACCACTGGAGGAAAAATACGGGGTATATTCCAGTTGGATTCAAGGTCTATAATATGCTTTGCAGACATTTTGAGCCTGTTGATGTTATTTGTGTTGTCAGGCGAAATCAGACATCTAATACTGGTATCTGGCACAAAAGGGCGAGAGAGTTTAATTTTTACCTTAGGGGATTTAAATACCTTTTTATTATGCAAAAACCAAATCGGGAGGAGCCATGA
- a CDS encoding HepT-like ribonuclease domain-containing protein, with protein sequence MNEVLYRKLERLKEEIHYLEINKTKFLKNLQTSIDIKKITERSIYLCTEIVLDISEMSIAIKGLPKPSTYSDSIYKLGDYKIIPKSFAHKFIYIAGLRNFLAHDYQIDTTPDLKRFLKLGLNDIKRFINFIEKL encoded by the coding sequence ATGAATGAAGTGCTTTATAGAAAACTTGAAAGACTTAAAGAGGAAATCCATTATTTAGAAATAAATAAAACGAAATTTCTAAAGAATCTACAAACATCCATTGATATAAAAAAAATAACAGAACGTTCTATCTATCTCTGTACAGAAATTGTTCTCGATATTTCAGAGATGTCCATTGCTATTAAAGGACTTCCGAAGCCTTCTACCTACAGCGATTCCATATATAAACTTGGTGATTATAAGATTATTCCAAAGAGTTTTGCTCACAAGTTTATCTATATTGCTGGTTTGAGAAACTTCCTCGCCCACGACTACCAGATAGATACCACTCCCGATTTAAAAAGGTTTTTGAAATTAGGATTAAATGACATTAAAAGATTTATAAACTTTATAGAAAAACTATGA
- a CDS encoding nucleotidyltransferase domain-containing protein, whose protein sequence is MINKKEKITNILKRNPVVEFAYLFGSRVKGISDERSDWDIAIYFKKDPIKLPQWAIFYLEAEISKEIGNEVQITALNNLDLPVFLFQIISDGLLLIDKYPEKRILFETGVLRRYHDWQYFLKRQMAYK, encoded by the coding sequence ATGATTAATAAAAAAGAAAAAATAACGAATATTCTTAAAAGAAATCCAGTCGTTGAATTTGCATATCTATTTGGTTCAAGGGTAAAAGGCATCTCAGACGAAAGGAGCGATTGGGATATTGCAATCTATTTCAAGAAAGACCCTATTAAACTTCCTCAATGGGCAATCTTTTACCTTGAGGCAGAGATATCAAAAGAGATAGGGAATGAAGTCCAGATTACAGCCTTGAACAATCTGGATTTACCTGTATTTTTATTTCAGATAATAAGCGATGGCTTACTTCTTATTGATAAGTATCCTGAGAAACGAATTTTATTTGAAACGGGAGTGCTCCGAAGATACCATGACTGGCAGTATTTTCTAAAAAGGCAAATGGCGTACAAATAA
- a CDS encoding PilZ domain-containing protein yields MEKRRYERKPANYDIEYSVVVMNIRELKRITARGIIVDTSLGGFGLKTDYLLERGHVVTLKDMDIPEILKYHGIVRWSNKINGSYRAGLSYKYEI; encoded by the coding sequence ATGGAAAAGAGAAGATATGAAAGAAAGCCAGCAAATTATGATATTGAGTATAGTGTAGTTGTTATGAATATAAGAGAACTCAAAAGGATAACCGCCAGAGGAATTATTGTTGATACTTCTTTAGGTGGATTTGGTTTAAAAACAGATTATCTCCTTGAACGGGGTCATGTAGTTACACTCAAAGATATGGACATTCCTGAGATTCTCAAATATCATGGTATTGTTCGGTGGAGCAATAAGATTAATGGTTCATACAGAGCTGGTTTGTCGTATAAATATGAAATTTAA
- the dapA gene encoding 4-hydroxy-tetrahydrodipicolinate synthase — translation MFKGSMVAIVTPFRNGKIDEKALGDLIEWHIKEGTDAIVPCGTTGESATLDYDEHYRVIEVTIEAVNKRVPVIAGTGANSTDETIMMTKKAKELGADGALLVVPYYNKPTQEGLYQHYEKVAEEVNIPIVLYNVPGRTGLNMLPSTVARLSEIDNIVGIKEASGDMKQVSEVIRLSGDRINVVSGDDFTTFPLLALGGKGVISVTANIAPKDVATMIDAWDKGNIGEAREMHYKLEPLNQAMFFETNPIPVKTALGLMGKCTDELRLPLCAMSQANRERLAKVMRDYGLI, via the coding sequence ATGTTTAAAGGTTCAATGGTAGCGATAGTAACACCTTTTAGAAACGGGAAGATTGATGAAAAGGCACTCGGAGATTTAATTGAGTGGCACATAAAAGAAGGCACAGATGCCATAGTTCCCTGCGGGACAACAGGGGAGTCAGCAACACTTGATTATGATGAACACTACAGGGTTATAGAAGTCACGATAGAAGCAGTAAATAAGCGGGTTCCTGTGATTGCAGGCACAGGGGCAAACAGCACAGATGAAACGATAATGATGACCAAAAAGGCAAAGGAACTCGGTGCAGATGGTGCACTTCTTGTCGTCCCCTATTATAATAAACCGACACAGGAGGGATTATACCAGCATTACGAAAAGGTAGCAGAAGAGGTGAATATCCCTATAGTCCTTTATAATGTTCCCGGAAGGACAGGCCTTAATATGCTCCCTTCAACTGTGGCAAGGCTGTCAGAGATAGATAACATAGTCGGGATTAAAGAGGCGAGCGGTGATATGAAGCAGGTAAGCGAGGTTATTCGCCTCTCTGGAGATAGGATAAATGTCGTCTCTGGAGATGATTTTACCACATTTCCACTCCTTGCGCTCGGTGGAAAAGGTGTGATCTCTGTGACTGCTAATATCGCCCCTAAAGATGTTGCAACAATGATAGATGCCTGGGACAAAGGAAATATAGGTGAAGCAAGGGAGATGCACTACAAACTTGAGCCCCTCAATCAGGCAATGTTTTTCGAAACAAACCCGATTCCTGTAAAGACAGCACTCGGTTTAATGGGTAAATGTACCGATGAATTAAGACTCCCGCTCTGTGCGATGTCACAGGCAAACAGAGAAAGGCTTGCGAAGGTGATGAGGGATTATGGATTGATATAA
- the dapB gene encoding 4-hydroxy-tetrahydrodipicolinate reductase: MINAVVTGAAGRMGGRIIALMRDSQGLRLSGAVEKEGHHAIGKDAGEINGIGKIGINITDSLIDCLKDANVIIDFTTPSSTLKALNVASGKKIPMVIGTTGFNREEMAEVKLLAGRIPSVIAPNMSVGVNLLLKVLSDIAKILGDDYDIEIVEAHHRLKKDAPSGTALKMAQVIAEALGRNLDEVGVYARKGVIGERTKKEIGIQTLRAGDIVGEHTVLFGGLGERIEITHRVSSRDTFARGALKAARWVADKNAGIYDMMDVLGLK, translated from the coding sequence ATGATTAATGCGGTGGTTACTGGTGCAGCAGGTAGAATGGGTGGGAGGATAATAGCGTTGATGAGAGATAGTCAAGGATTAAGACTCTCTGGTGCTGTTGAGAAAGAAGGACATCATGCTATTGGAAAAGACGCAGGTGAAATTAATGGTATAGGGAAAATTGGAATTAACATCACCGATAGTCTGATAGATTGCTTAAAGGATGCAAATGTCATCATAGATTTTACAACTCCATCGTCAACACTTAAGGCTCTAAATGTCGCTTCAGGGAAAAAGATTCCAATGGTTATTGGAACAACAGGGTTCAATAGGGAGGAAATGGCAGAGGTAAAGTTGCTTGCAGGCAGGATACCATCTGTGATCGCCCCGAATATGAGTGTTGGAGTTAACCTGCTTCTAAAGGTGCTCTCAGATATCGCGAAGATTCTCGGTGATGATTATGATATAGAGATTGTCGAGGCTCACCACAGGTTAAAGAAGGATGCCCCAAGTGGGACAGCACTGAAGATGGCACAGGTGATAGCAGAGGCTCTCGGAAGGAATCTGGATGAAGTTGGAGTATATGCCAGAAAGGGTGTAATAGGTGAAAGGACAAAAAAAGAGATTGGTATCCAGACTCTCAGGGCGGGGGATATTGTTGGTGAACACACTGTTCTTTTTGGTGGACTTGGCGAAAGGATAGAAATAACCCACAGGGTATCAAGCCGTGACACATTTGCAAGAGGGGCGCTTAAGGCAGCCAGATGGGTTGCAGATAAAAACGCTGGTATCTATGATATGATGGATGTGCTGGGGTTGAAATAA
- a CDS encoding cytochrome c3 family protein: protein MMLRRSVLLFVIALISLSLAIGTALAVAPGKTIEYKGGTLGKVILDGKTHADKGLKCNDCHPKIFAMKGPGKEGSAKMTMKDMNEGKFCGTCHNGTKAFSTKEAPNCAKCHKKQ, encoded by the coding sequence ATGATGTTAAGAAGGTCTGTTCTTCTATTTGTAATTGCACTTATATCCCTCTCACTTGCAATCGGAACAGCACTTGCAGTTGCGCCTGGAAAGACTATTGAATACAAAGGTGGAACCTTAGGTAAAGTAATCCTCGATGGCAAAACCCATGCCGACAAAGGTCTAAAGTGCAATGACTGTCATCCAAAGATCTTTGCAATGAAAGGACCTGGCAAGGAAGGTTCTGCAAAGATGACCATGAAGGATATGAATGAAGGTAAGTTCTGCGGCACATGTCACAATGGCACAAAAGCCTTCAGCACAAAGGAGGCGCCAAACTGTGCTAAATGCCATAAGAAACAATAA
- a CDS encoding branched-chain amino acid transaminase: MIEESRKIWMDGKFVDWADANVHILTHTLHYGLGVFEGIRCYKAKKGSAVFKLKEHIRRLFLSAHIFQIDIPYTEKEVEKAIIETVRINGLEECYIRPLVYIGYGAMGLYPRDNPIRVAIATWPWGTYLGDEGIKNGIRVKVSSFARYHVNTSMSRAKVCGYYINSQMAKKEAILSGYDEALLLDTDGYVSEGSGENIFIVRNGIIKTTPLTSILEGITRDSIINIAKDENYEIVAERFTRDEVYIADEAFFTGTAAEVTPIKEVDGRIIGNGKPGPITKNLQEIFFNIVTGMNDRYAEWLTYI; encoded by the coding sequence ATGATAGAGGAATCAAGAAAGATATGGATGGATGGAAAGTTCGTAGACTGGGCAGATGCAAATGTCCATATACTAACCCATACACTCCACTATGGACTTGGCGTCTTCGAGGGAATACGATGCTACAAAGCCAAAAAGGGTTCTGCTGTTTTCAAATTGAAAGAACATATAAGAAGGCTATTTTTATCAGCGCATATCTTTCAGATAGATATACCCTATACAGAGAAAGAAGTAGAGAAGGCAATTATTGAGACTGTGAGGATCAATGGTCTTGAAGAGTGTTACATCCGTCCCCTTGTCTATATAGGATATGGTGCGATGGGACTTTATCCCAGGGATAACCCAATAAGGGTAGCAATAGCAACATGGCCGTGGGGGACATATCTGGGGGATGAGGGAATAAAAAATGGAATAAGAGTCAAAGTCTCTTCTTTTGCCAGATACCATGTTAATACATCTATGAGCAGGGCTAAGGTCTGTGGTTATTATATTAATTCCCAGATGGCAAAAAAGGAAGCGATATTATCAGGATACGATGAGGCTTTATTACTCGATACAGATGGATATGTCTCTGAAGGGAGTGGCGAGAATATATTCATCGTCAGAAATGGTATCATTAAGACCACTCCATTAACATCAATCCTTGAGGGAATAACACGGGATAGCATCATAAATATAGCAAAAGACGAAAACTATGAGATTGTTGCCGAACGATTCACAAGAGACGAGGTATATATAGCGGATGAGGCATTCTTTACAGGAACAGCTGCAGAAGTAACACCGATAAAGGAAGTTGATGGAAGGATAATTGGAAATGGTAAACCAGGACCGATAACAAAGAATCTGCAAGAGATATTCTTTAATATCGTTACTGGAATGAATGATAGATACGCTGAATGGCTGACATATATATAG
- a CDS encoding outer membrane protein assembly factor BamD: MILRLLALTIATIFILSCSTTKEHSEIQFDPKALFTDASKKIRKGEYEEAREALKKIQEKDVEKNYAVLTQIRLADSYYDEGSYEEAITEYKKFLTLYPFNKYATYVQYQTAMSYFRQIEGADRNAVVIKNAIAEFEKLKKLYPRNPYKEEIEERLRIARNLASEYEFYVGHFYYKKGSYKAATGRFEVLLKEYPKSPREADALYYLGLSYKELGNKEKASNSFRLLLSEYPDHRNARDAKNIITKLQK; this comes from the coding sequence ATGATATTAAGGCTTTTAGCACTTACCATCGCCACAATATTTATCCTTTCATGTTCAACAACAAAGGAACATTCTGAGATACAATTTGACCCAAAAGCTCTGTTCACTGATGCGAGCAAAAAGATTCGGAAGGGTGAATATGAAGAAGCAAGGGAGGCACTGAAGAAGATACAGGAAAAGGATGTCGAAAAGAATTACGCCGTACTTACACAGATAAGACTTGCAGACAGTTATTATGATGAAGGCAGCTATGAAGAGGCTATTACTGAATATAAAAAGTTCCTTACGCTCTATCCATTTAATAAATATGCAACCTATGTTCAGTATCAGACAGCCATGTCATATTTCAGACAGATAGAAGGTGCGGACAGAAATGCGGTGGTGATTAAAAACGCAATCGCTGAATTCGAAAAATTGAAAAAACTCTATCCGAGAAATCCATATAAAGAAGAAATAGAAGAACGATTGAGAATTGCCAGAAATCTCGCATCAGAATATGAATTTTATGTAGGACATTTTTATTACAAGAAAGGCTCCTATAAAGCTGCAACAGGTCGTTTTGAAGTTCTTCTGAAGGAATATCCAAAATCTCCACGGGAGGCAGATGCACTTTATTATCTTGGACTCTCGTATAAAGAACTTGGGAATAAAGAAAAGGCATCTAATTCTTTCAGACTACTCCTTTCAGAATATCCCGACCACAGGAATGCCAGAGACGCAAAGAATATAATCACAAAACTCCAGAAATGA
- a CDS encoding bifunctional precorrin-2 dehydrogenase/sirohydrochlorin ferrochelatase translates to MKYYSILLDLKGRSAVVVGGGSVAERKVLSLIECSADITVISPDATPVLKELSKQKRIRLLKRDFTTDDLNGALMVIAATSNRKVNTAVSYEAKKRGILVNVVDVPEECSFIVPSVVQRGDLLIAISTSGKSPAMAKKIRVELESLYGKEYELFLSMMGEIRARAMKDIKNESKRQGLFSSLVSSDILKLLKEGKVKEAEEEAERIYYRIKG, encoded by the coding sequence ATGAAGTATTATTCTATCCTTCTCGACCTGAAAGGTCGTAGTGCTGTTGTTGTTGGTGGTGGTTCTGTTGCCGAGAGAAAGGTTCTCTCCCTTATCGAATGTTCAGCGGATATCACAGTTATAAGTCCAGATGCAACCCCTGTGTTAAAAGAACTCTCAAAGCAGAAAAGGATTCGCCTACTCAAGAGAGACTTCACCACTGATGACCTCAACGGTGCCCTCATGGTAATAGCGGCTACATCTAATAGAAAGGTTAATACTGCTGTCTCTTATGAAGCAAAGAAGAGAGGCATACTTGTAAATGTAGTAGATGTACCTGAAGAATGTAGTTTCATAGTTCCCTCTGTTGTTCAACGAGGTGACCTTCTGATAGCCATATCCACCAGTGGAAAGAGTCCTGCGATGGCTAAAAAGATACGCGTGGAACTCGAATCCCTCTATGGCAAAGAATATGAACTATTTCTCAGTATGATGGGAGAGATAAGGGCTCGGGCAATGAAGGATATCAAAAATGAATCAAAAAGACAGGGGCTTTTCTCCTCACTTGTTTCATCAGACATTCTTAAACTTCTCAAAGAGGGCAAAGTTAAAGAAGCTGAAGAAGAGGCTGAGAGGATATACTACAGGATTAAGGGGTAA